The genomic interval CGGCTTTCCCGTTTGGCGAGCTTGCTCTTTGGCAATTTCCAGTTCGCGATCCAAAACGTCCTTCGTCAACTCGGTGCGGTCTACTGTTGTCGGAGCTGCGGCGGCAATCTGCATTCCGATATCGGTACAAAGTTCCTGGAATTCGTGAGTCGCAACGGTTTCCGCTTTTCCACTGAGCAAGGTTACCAGTACTGCCAGTTTATTGCCGGGGTGAATATAAAGCTGCAACTTGCCAGGCGAAGCCAAATCGAAACGGGCGAACCGCCGGATGACCATATTCTCGCCAAGCTTTCCGACCGTCGTGGCGCGCAGCTCTTCGACATCGGCTGGGAGACCTGCTGGATCAGCGGGAAGCGGCTCTACCG from bacterium carries:
- the tsf gene encoding translation elongation factor Ts → VEPLPADPAGLPADVEELRATTVGKLGENMVIRRFARFDLASPGKLQLYIHPGNKLAVLVTLLSGKAETVATHEFQELCTDIGMQIAAAAPTTVDRTELTKDVLDRELEIAKEQARQTGKPEAVIEKIAIGKMEKIYSELCLLEQPFVKDPKFTVTTHLEEVAKKLGDTISIREFARFKIGE